TAATGTACCCAATCTGGAAATACGGAAACGAAGCGCAACGTAACAAATACCTTCCAAAATTAGCAACTGGAGAATGGATGGGATCTTTCGGACTTACAGAACCAGACCATGGTAGTAATCCGGCAGGAATGGTAACCAACTATAAAGATAAAGGCGACCACTATTTACTGAACGGTGCCAAATTATGGATTTCAAATTCGCCTTTCTGCGATGTTGCTGTTGTTTGGGCTAAAAATGAAGAAGGACGCATTCACGGGCTTATTGTAGAGCGTGGCATGGAGGGTTTTAGTACACCAGAAACACACAACAAATGGTCATTACGTGCTTCTGCTACTGGAGAGCTTATCTTTCAAGACGTAAAAGTTCCAAAGGAAAATTTATTACCAAACAAATCTGGTCTAGGAGCTCCCCTAGGATGCTTAGATTCTGCGCGCTACGGTATTGCATGGGGCGCAATAGGGGCAGCCATGGACTGCTACGATACAGCTTTACGCTATAGTAAAGAACGCATACAGTTTGGAAAACCAATTGGCGCATTCCAACTACAACAAAAGAAATTAGCTGAAATGATTACTGAAATCACAAAAGCACAATT
This Rasiella rasia DNA region includes the following protein-coding sequences:
- a CDS encoding acyl-CoA dehydrogenase family protein; the encoded protein is MKPDLFEAPDYYNIDDLLSEEHKLIRDAARAWVKRDVSPIIEEAAQNAEFPKSIIPGLAEIGAFGPYIPEQYGGAGLDQISYGLIMQEIERGDSGVRSTASVQSSLVMYPIWKYGNEAQRNKYLPKLATGEWMGSFGLTEPDHGSNPAGMVTNYKDKGDHYLLNGAKLWISNSPFCDVAVVWAKNEEGRIHGLIVERGMEGFSTPETHNKWSLRASATGELIFQDVKVPKENLLPNKSGLGAPLGCLDSARYGIAWGAIGAAMDCYDTALRYSKERIQFGKPIGAFQLQQKKLAEMITEITKAQLLALRLGQLKNDDKATSAQISMAKRNNVDMAIKIAREARQMLGGMGITGEYPIMRHMMNLESVITYEGTHDIHLLITGLDVTGLNAFK